The DNA window TCGGTGTACGACCCGGCCTGGCACGGGCGCGCGACCTTGCGCACCGATTCCCCTGCCGCGTAGCCGATCCCACCGTGCTTCCTCCGTTCATCCCGGCGCAACTACGCCTGCGACGGGTGAGCGGAGGGACCAATCTATCTCGGAAGGATTTAGCCATGCATTCCAGCGCGGCATTGCAACTGGTGCACGAAACACCCCATCGGGACCTGGCCGCCGCAGAAGTCGCCGCCGCGGCGTTCCTTCGTGCCCTGGGGATTTCACTGGATTCGGAGGGTCTGGCCGAAACCCCCGGGCGGATGGCGCGCGGGTACGCCGAGCTGTTTACGCCGCGGAGCTTCGATCTGACTACCTTTCCCAACGACGAGGGTTACGACGAACTCGTGATTTCCCGCAACTTGCCGCTGCGATCGGTGTGCGAGCACCACATGTTGCCCTTTGTCGGGATCGCGCACATCGGGTATCTGCCCGGCCAGCGCATCATCGGGCTATCCAAGCTCGCCCGTGTCGCCGAGCACTTCGCTTGCCGACCCCAACACCAGGAGCGACTCACCAAACAAATCGCCGATTGGCTCGCCGCACAGCTGCAGCCCCGCGGCGTAGGCGTGGTCATCGAGGCTGAGCACAGCTGCATGACCCTGCGAGGCGTTCAGGCCGCAGGATCGTCGACCATCACCTCTACGCTGCTTGGCGCCCTGCGTGAAGATCCGCGATCACGCCAGGAATTCTTTGCACTCACCGGCGCCAACACCTGACCCAACCAGGGAGACGTCATGGCCCCACGACGAAACGTCAAGGTACGCAGGATCTATGAGCCGGTGCTTCCAGAGGACGGCACGCGGGTCCTGGTTGATCGCATCTGGCCGCGCGGTGTGAGCAAAGCTCGCGCGCATCTCGACGAATGGTGCAAGGACATCGCGCCATCCACCGAACTGCGCAAATGGTACAGCCACGACCCCGCGCTGTTCGAGGAGTTCGCTCACCGCTACCGCGCCGAACTGAACGAGTCCACCCGCGCCGCGGCACTCGCGCATCTGCGCGATCTGGCGAAGAAACGAACGCT is part of the Mycolicibacterium tusciae JS617 genome and encodes:
- the folE gene encoding GTP cyclohydrolase I, which produces MHSSAALQLVHETPHRDLAAAEVAAAAFLRALGISLDSEGLAETPGRMARGYAELFTPRSFDLTTFPNDEGYDELVISRNLPLRSVCEHHMLPFVGIAHIGYLPGQRIIGLSKLARVAEHFACRPQHQERLTKQIADWLAAQLQPRGVGVVIEAEHSCMTLRGVQAAGSSTITSTLLGALREDPRSRQEFFALTGANT
- a CDS encoding DUF488 domain-containing protein; the encoded protein is MAPRRNVKVRRIYEPVLPEDGTRVLVDRIWPRGVSKARAHLDEWCKDIAPSTELRKWYSHDPALFEEFAHRYRAELNESTRAAALAHLRDLAKKRTLTLLTATKSADLSEAAVLADIIG